One segment of Acidimicrobiales bacterium DNA contains the following:
- a CDS encoding phytanoyl-CoA dioxygenase family protein gives MDDLVAVRYRRDGHVVVRSAVNDAFVRTALDHLVGYPSPPNGLVAVSPDHDPIAAELGTDLGLTGLAAGLLGAEPRLFGFTYVVKPPRSSVVVLWHQDGHPWRERLGIEHALTLWVALDPATPDSGGLRVIPGSQRTGLHPLHTRVDVANVFGWASDPDLVDEAAAIDVELEPGDVSVHHPALFHASGPNRTGRRRAALGLRFRV, from the coding sequence ATGGACGACCTGGTCGCTGTTCGGTACCGGCGCGACGGCCACGTCGTGGTCCGCTCGGCGGTGAACGACGCCTTCGTCCGGACCGCGCTCGACCACCTCGTCGGGTACCCGTCTCCTCCCAACGGGTTGGTGGCGGTCAGTCCCGACCACGACCCGATCGCCGCCGAGCTCGGGACCGATCTCGGTCTCACCGGCCTGGCTGCAGGTCTGCTCGGTGCCGAGCCCCGCCTGTTCGGCTTCACCTACGTGGTGAAGCCGCCACGGTCCTCGGTGGTGGTGCTCTGGCACCAGGACGGCCACCCGTGGCGAGAGCGGTTGGGGATCGAGCACGCCCTCACGCTGTGGGTCGCGCTCGACCCGGCCACGCCCGACAGCGGTGGGCTACGGGTCATCCCCGGCAGCCAACGGACGGGGCTGCACCCGCTGCACACCAGGGTCGACGTTGCCAACGTGTTCGGGTGGGCGAGCGATCCCGACCTGGTCGACGAGGCGGCGGCGATCGACGTCGAGCTCGAACCGGGTGACGTGTCGGTGCATCACCCCGCTCTGTTCCACGCGTCGGGCCCCAACCGCACCGGTCGCCGCCGGGCTGCGCTCGGGCTCCGCTTCCGGGTGTGA
- a CDS encoding maleylpyruvate isomerase family mycothiol-dependent enzyme, which yields MTEPVIDLLDQTWASIADLLTEVSATDWELPTDLPGWTVRDVVSHMIGTERMLLGEDTPEPPPEPGPHVRNAIGEFNEAWVVARRGRSGAEILDEFRDVTARRLEQLRALPAEAWDEVGFTPEGEGPYRRFMEIRVFDCWEHEQDIRRATDRPGHLDGPVAAHSVGEVTSKLGYIVAKRAGAPDGTTVTFDITGSLPMILPVFVDGRARILDREPSDPDATIHLDTEAYNALGCGRWSAQHALDTGRAALSGDVDLARRVLDNMAFTI from the coding sequence ATGACCGAACCGGTGATCGATCTGCTCGACCAGACCTGGGCGTCCATCGCCGATCTGTTGACCGAGGTCAGCGCAACCGACTGGGAGCTGCCAACCGATCTCCCCGGCTGGACGGTGCGCGACGTCGTGTCCCACATGATCGGCACCGAGCGGATGTTGCTCGGCGAAGATACCCCCGAGCCGCCGCCCGAGCCCGGACCCCACGTGCGCAACGCCATCGGCGAGTTCAACGAGGCCTGGGTCGTCGCCCGCCGGGGGCGCTCCGGGGCAGAGATCCTCGACGAGTTCCGCGACGTCACCGCCCGGCGCCTCGAGCAGCTGCGGGCCCTACCGGCCGAGGCGTGGGACGAGGTGGGGTTCACCCCCGAGGGAGAAGGCCCCTACCGCCGGTTCATGGAGATCCGGGTGTTCGACTGCTGGGAGCATGAACAAGACATCCGCCGAGCGACGGACCGACCAGGCCACCTCGACGGGCCGGTCGCGGCCCACTCCGTTGGAGAGGTGACCAGCAAGCTCGGCTACATCGTCGCCAAGAGGGCGGGCGCACCCGACGGCACCACCGTGACCTTCGACATCACCGGCTCGTTGCCCATGATCCTGCCGGTCTTCGTCGACGGGCGGGCGCGCATCCTCGACCGCGAGCCGTCAGATCCCGACGCGACCATCCACCTCGACACCGAGGCCTACAACGCCCTGGGGTGTGGTCGGTGGAGCGCGCAGCACGCGCTCGACACGGGCCGGGCCGCGCTGAGCGGCGACGTCGATCTGGCCCGCCGCGTCCTCGACAACATGGCCTTCACGATCTGA
- a CDS encoding alpha/beta hydrolase, with protein MPRAHPTTTPPFDRSHRWTRTLAALVAVGMLASACSDDATTDASDDGGTWTWPTDTSPPATDPGDGTDEEDPDSREPTGSIDWSTSGSLDQGTLDVPLDHSDPGAGTIELAVARRPAADPDDRIGAILVNFGGPGASGVEMAGFLGLLFSSDLRDRFDLVTWDPRGVGDSTQVRCGDGELMDRFVAADPVPQTPEAEAEVEAIVREFAEACERDSGELLPHLHTEASARDMDLIRDAMGEEEISYVGFSYGTVLGATYAELFPDRVRAAVLDGAYPRSLGMADKSEGQAMGFERSLDAWFEWCTPRRCSFAAGGDPAVQFDQLFETIRAGSLPADDPDGRQLTVGLAWTGVLAALYTPELWPQLDRGLATARDDGDGSGLLSLADFYNERSPGGEYSTLHYAFTAYTCMDSPAPTPAEEQAAIEAALEVAPRVGPVFVSAPSPCEFWPVEAHGSDDPFSIPDAPPILVVATTGDPATPYEWGVALADELATGHLLSVEGEGHTAFGTGNACVDRTVETYLVELDLPDAGFECAA; from the coding sequence ATGCCTCGAGCACACCCCACGACGACTCCTCCGTTCGACCGCAGTCACCGGTGGACGCGAACGCTGGCCGCGCTGGTCGCGGTGGGCATGCTCGCGTCGGCCTGCTCCGACGACGCGACGACCGACGCGTCCGACGACGGTGGCACCTGGACCTGGCCCACCGACACCAGCCCGCCGGCGACCGATCCCGGTGACGGCACCGATGAGGAGGACCCCGACTCCCGCGAGCCCACCGGATCGATCGACTGGAGCACCTCGGGCTCGTTGGACCAGGGCACTCTCGACGTTCCCCTCGACCACTCCGATCCCGGTGCCGGCACCATCGAGCTGGCCGTGGCCCGCCGCCCTGCTGCCGATCCCGACGATCGCATCGGGGCGATCCTGGTCAACTTCGGCGGGCCCGGGGCATCGGGGGTCGAGATGGCGGGCTTTCTCGGCTTGTTGTTCTCGAGCGACCTGCGTGACCGCTTCGACCTCGTCACCTGGGATCCGCGGGGCGTGGGCGACAGCACCCAGGTCCGCTGCGGCGACGGCGAGCTCATGGATCGGTTCGTTGCGGCCGATCCCGTGCCCCAGACACCCGAGGCCGAAGCCGAGGTCGAGGCCATCGTCCGCGAGTTCGCCGAGGCGTGCGAGCGCGACAGCGGCGAGCTGCTTCCCCACCTGCACACCGAGGCGAGTGCCCGCGACATGGACCTCATCCGGGACGCGATGGGGGAGGAGGAGATCAGCTATGTCGGGTTCTCCTACGGCACGGTGCTCGGCGCGACCTACGCGGAGCTGTTCCCCGATCGTGTGCGCGCCGCGGTGCTCGACGGTGCGTACCCGCGCAGCCTGGGGATGGCCGACAAGAGCGAGGGCCAGGCCATGGGCTTCGAACGTTCGCTCGACGCCTGGTTCGAGTGGTGCACGCCGCGGCGGTGCTCGTTCGCTGCCGGTGGTGACCCCGCGGTGCAGTTCGACCAGCTCTTCGAGACCATCCGGGCCGGATCGCTGCCCGCCGACGATCCCGATGGACGTCAGCTGACCGTGGGCCTGGCCTGGACGGGTGTGCTCGCGGCGCTCTACACACCCGAGCTGTGGCCCCAGCTCGACCGGGGCCTCGCCACGGCCCGCGACGACGGCGATGGCAGCGGGCTGCTGTCGCTCGCCGACTTCTACAACGAGCGATCCCCCGGGGGTGAGTACAGCACGCTGCACTACGCCTTCACCGCCTACACCTGCATGGACTCTCCAGCGCCGACGCCGGCCGAGGAGCAGGCTGCCATCGAGGCGGCACTGGAGGTCGCACCGCGGGTGGGTCCGGTGTTCGTGTCGGCGCCGAGTCCGTGTGAGTTCTGGCCGGTCGAGGCCCATGGCAGCGATGATCCGTTCTCGATCCCCGATGCGCCACCGATCCTGGTGGTGGCCACCACGGGCGATCCCGCCACCCCCTACGAGTGGGGGGTGGCGCTCGCCGACGAGTTGGCCACCGGTCATCTGCTGTCGGTCGAGGGCGAGGGTCACACGGCGTTCGGAACGGGAAACGCCTGTGTGGATCGCACCGTCGAGACCTACCTCGTCGAGCTCGATCTGCCCGACGCCGGGTTCGAGTGCGCCGCCTGA
- a CDS encoding site-2 protease family protein encodes MESASIRLGRIAGVPVGLSWSLLIIAAVFALGLAEGRFPHSNPGYGIGAYWLAAAITVAVFFSSILVHELSHAIVAKRHGLPVEGITLWLLGGIANLGGEAPSPRAELRIAGVGPISSGVLALGFWGLAWSSSQVGLDPLAVEVLAWLALINALLAAFNALPAAPLDGGRVLAAVWWWRTGNRTKGLVGAANAGRLLGAGLFGFAGWQFVTGDGMVALWTALIGWFIWQSAVAEGRSAMARGSLAGITAVEAARPDPPIVDEWLTVDGLIAVLGDGGDHTAFVVRESDGVLRSIVTLDDIRRVPPNRRGFVHLADIATPIAAVTTAWDTEPLIQVFDRIPSDDRPEIVVYDSRLCLVGVISRADLSRLIHQAGSGRVPTATPSAPPPTPRTGAHPG; translated from the coding sequence GTGGAGTCAGCCAGCATCCGACTCGGCAGGATCGCCGGTGTCCCGGTCGGGTTGTCGTGGTCACTACTGATCATCGCAGCCGTCTTCGCGCTGGGTCTGGCCGAGGGCCGGTTCCCCCACTCGAACCCCGGATACGGCATCGGGGCCTACTGGTTGGCTGCTGCGATCACCGTCGCCGTCTTCTTCAGCTCGATCCTGGTCCACGAGCTGTCCCACGCCATCGTGGCCAAGCGCCATGGTCTGCCGGTCGAGGGCATCACCCTGTGGCTGCTCGGAGGGATCGCCAACCTGGGCGGCGAGGCGCCGAGCCCCCGCGCCGAGTTGCGCATCGCCGGGGTCGGTCCCATCTCCAGCGGCGTGCTCGCACTCGGCTTCTGGGGGCTGGCCTGGTCCTCGTCGCAGGTCGGCCTCGACCCACTCGCGGTCGAGGTCCTGGCCTGGCTCGCCCTCATCAACGCCCTGCTGGCCGCGTTCAACGCGCTGCCCGCCGCTCCCCTCGACGGGGGTCGGGTGCTCGCCGCGGTGTGGTGGTGGCGCACCGGCAACCGGACCAAGGGGCTGGTCGGTGCCGCCAACGCCGGTCGCCTGCTCGGCGCCGGGCTCTTCGGGTTCGCCGGGTGGCAGTTCGTCACCGGTGACGGCATGGTGGCGCTCTGGACGGCCCTGATCGGTTGGTTCATCTGGCAGAGCGCGGTGGCCGAGGGGCGTTCGGCGATGGCCAGGGGATCGCTGGCCGGCATCACCGCCGTTGAGGCAGCCCGCCCCGACCCGCCGATCGTCGACGAGTGGCTCACCGTCGACGGTCTCATCGCGGTGCTCGGCGACGGAGGCGACCACACCGCCTTCGTCGTCCGCGAGTCCGACGGCGTCCTGCGCAGCATCGTCACCCTCGACGACATCCGACGGGTACCACCCAACCGCCGGGGCTTCGTGCACCTGGCCGACATCGCGACACCTATCGCCGCGGTCACCACCGCATGGGACACCGAACCGCTCATCCAGGTGTTCGATCGCATCCCGAGCGACGACCGCCCCGAGATCGTCGTGTACGACTCGCGCCTGTGCCTGGTGGGCGTGATCAGTCGCGCCGACCTCAGTCGGCTCATCCACCAGGCCGGCTCCGGACGCGTCCCGACCGCCACACCATCCGCTCCTCCACCCACTCCGCGCACCGGCGCCCATCCGGGCTGA
- a CDS encoding crotonase/enoyl-CoA hydratase family protein codes for MSTDDALSVSIDDGVAVLHLDDGRANAISHEVLEAMHAGLDQALTDAQSVVIQGRPGRFSAGFDLSVMQAGDKPLQDLVLAGAEFFLRLYGHPQPVVAACTGHALAGGALLLLSADTRVGHAGDFKIGLNEVGIGLALPSFAIELARDRLSSAQLTAATAQACIYAPDGAVDAGYLDWLVEPDELIAAAIAEARRLGELRRGAVAETKKRLRDSTLRRVRSTLEDDIAQLTLG; via the coding sequence ATGAGCACAGACGACGCGCTTTCGGTGAGCATCGACGACGGGGTGGCGGTGCTGCACCTCGACGACGGTCGGGCCAACGCCATCTCCCACGAGGTGCTCGAGGCCATGCACGCCGGACTCGACCAGGCCCTCACCGATGCCCAGTCCGTTGTGATCCAGGGACGACCCGGACGATTCTCCGCCGGGTTCGACCTGTCGGTGATGCAGGCCGGCGACAAGCCGCTGCAGGACCTGGTGCTGGCCGGCGCCGAGTTCTTCCTGCGCCTCTACGGCCACCCTCAGCCGGTGGTCGCCGCATGCACCGGACACGCCCTCGCCGGTGGAGCGCTGCTGTTGCTCAGCGCCGACACCCGCGTCGGTCACGCGGGCGACTTCAAGATCGGGCTCAACGAGGTGGGCATCGGGCTGGCGCTCCCTTCGTTCGCGATCGAGCTGGCTCGCGACCGCCTGTCGTCCGCCCAGCTCACCGCGGCCACCGCCCAGGCCTGCATCTACGCTCCGGACGGGGCGGTCGACGCCGGCTACCTCGACTGGCTCGTCGAACCCGACGAGTTGATCGCCGCAGCGATCGCGGAGGCGCGTCGGCTCGGCGAGCTGCGCCGGGGTGCGGTCGCCGAGACCAAGAAGCGGTTGCGAGACTCGACGCTTCGCCGCGTTCGGTCGACCCTCGAGGACGACATCGCCCAACTCACCTTGGGCTAG
- a CDS encoding DUF3097 family protein, producing the protein MSRPRHLAPEPLDVDGPRRRPTAHPKVAVTPGMVVEHRPSGAVGAVVEVATGRITIRDRHGRDRMLRLADGAFLVEGRPCTLVVEPTPASAGGPGTTASGSIAVPDTPARVARASRILVEGVHDAELLEKVWGDDLRVEGIVVERLDGMDDLASVVRGFGPRPGRRLGILLDHLVDRSKEQRAASAIDHPDVCITGHPYVDVWAAIRPSVVGIDAWPEVPMGEPWKEGVCARLGVDDAPGRFWKQVLGRVTSYRDLETPLVGAVEQLIDFVTEPQG; encoded by the coding sequence ATGAGTCGCCCCCGCCACCTCGCCCCAGAGCCGCTCGACGTCGACGGGCCCCGGCGCCGGCCGACCGCCCACCCCAAGGTCGCGGTCACCCCGGGAATGGTCGTCGAGCACCGGCCGTCCGGCGCGGTGGGCGCGGTCGTCGAGGTCGCCACAGGCCGCATCACCATCCGCGACCGCCACGGGCGCGATCGGATGCTCCGTCTCGCCGACGGGGCCTTCCTCGTCGAGGGACGGCCATGCACCCTCGTCGTCGAACCCACCCCAGCATCCGCCGGCGGACCCGGCACCACCGCCTCGGGCTCGATCGCGGTGCCGGACACGCCGGCACGGGTCGCCCGCGCCAGCCGCATCCTCGTCGAGGGGGTCCACGATGCCGAACTGCTCGAGAAGGTCTGGGGTGACGACCTCCGGGTCGAGGGCATCGTGGTCGAACGCCTCGACGGCATGGACGACCTTGCCTCGGTCGTGCGGGGGTTCGGGCCCCGGCCCGGGCGCCGGTTGGGGATCCTGCTCGACCACCTGGTCGACCGCAGCAAGGAGCAACGAGCCGCCTCGGCGATCGACCACCCCGATGTGTGCATCACCGGCCATCCCTATGTCGATGTGTGGGCCGCCATCCGCCCGTCGGTGGTCGGGATCGATGCCTGGCCCGAGGTTCCCATGGGCGAGCCGTGGAAGGAGGGCGTCTGCGCGCGGCTGGGGGTCGACGATGCGCCAGGACGGTTCTGGAAGCAGGTGCTGGGACGGGTGACCAGCTACCGAGACCTCGAGACACCCCTGGTCGGAGCAGTGGAACAACTCATCGACTTCGTCACCGAACCCCAGGGGTGA